In the genome of Luteitalea pratensis, the window CGCGGCCTCGACGAGGTGCAGAAGCTCACCGACCAGCATGTCGGGTTGATCGACGACTTCCAGAAGAAGAAGGATCAGGAACTCCTCACGGTGTGACCCCCACCGTCGCCATCCTCTTCACCGGCGGCACGATCTCGATGCGCATCGACACGCGCTCGGGATCGGCCGTCCCGGCCATGCGCGGCGACGACATCCTCGTGCACGTTCCGCAACTGGCCGACGTGGCCGACATCGAGCTCGAGGATGTCGCGCAGTTGCCCGGTCCGCACGTCACACCGGAACACATGTGGCGCCTGGCCCGTCGCGTCGCGGCATGGCTGGAGCGGCCGGACGTCGACGGCGTGGTCGTCACGCACGGCACCGACACGCTGGAGGAGACCGCCTACTTCCTGGACATCGCGCTGCGTACCGACAAGCCGGTGGTGCTGGTCGGCGCCATCCGCACGATGTCCGAGCCGAGCTGGGACGGTCCCGCGAACCTGGTGCACGCCGTGCAGGTCGCCGGCTCCCCCGCCTCCCGGGCACGCGGCGTCATGGTCGCGATGAACGAGCAGATCCTCTCGGCCCGGGAAGTCGAGAAGGTGCATACGGAAGCCGCCGCGTCGTTTCAGTCGCGCGAGTTCGGGCCGGTGGGCGTCGTCGATGCCGGAGTGGTGCGGTACCTGCGATCGAGTCCGCGCGAGGCCGGCTGGTTCGACGCCGAGGCCGATGGACTGCTGCGGGTGCGCCGCGTCGAGCCTGAGGTCGACCTGATCAAGGTCGCCGCGGGAGCGGACGGCCGGTACGTGCGGTGCTCGATGGCCAGCGGCACCAGGGGACTGGTGATCGAGGCACTCGGCCGCGGCAACGTGCCGCCAGCGATGCTCGACGACCTGGGCGCAGCCGTCCACAGTGGCCTGCCCGTGGTCCTCACCTCACGCTGCGGCGCCGGCAGCGTTCGCGAACGCTACGGCTACGAAGGTGGCGGACGCGGGCTGCGCGATCTCGGCCTGATCTTCGCGGGGCGCCTCAGCGGCGTGAAGGCGCGCATCAAGCTGATGCTCGCCCTCGGCCACACCCACGACCACGACCGCCTGCGCGAGATCTTCGACGATCCCATGGGCTAGGACTCAAGTCTCAAGTCTCACGTCTCACGTCTCAGGCAAGGCCTGCTTGAGACCTGAGACCTGAGACCTGCACCTATTCGTCCCCGAAACTGATTCCGAGCGACTTCGCGGTCCGGACGACGTCCCCGTCGGCCGGGACGAGGCGCATCTTGCCGCCGACGTCGGCCAGGGGGATCGATCCGATCTCCGGCGGGTGGAAGGCAACCATCCGATCGCTCTCGCCCTTGACCAGGAGTTCCACGGCCATCGCACCGAACCGGGTGGCGAGCATGCGGTCGAAGCTGGTCGGCGAGCCGCCGCGCTGGAGGTGACCGAGCACCACGGTGCGCGTCTCCTTGCCGGTCAGTTTCTCGAGTTCGGCGGCGACACGGTGGCCGACGCCGCCAAGCCGCTCGACGTATCCGCCGTCTGCCGCCTTGACGAGCGACACCTTGCCGCCCCGCGGCACGGCGCCCTCGGCGACCACGACGATACTGAACTTGGCCCCGAAGGAGTCACGCTCCTTGATCCTCTGGGCGACGATGTCGATGTCGTACGGGATCTCCGGGACCATGATGACGTCGGCGCCGCCGGCGACGCCCGAGTACAGGGCAATCCAGCCCGCGTAGCGCCCCATGACCTCGACCACCATGACGCGCTGATGCGCCTGGGCGGTCGTGTGCAACCGGTCGATGGCGTCGGTGGCAAACGCTACGGCCGTGTCGAACCCGAAGCAGTTGGTGGTGCCGACGATGTCATTGTCGATCGTCTTGGGCACGCCGATGATCGGCATCCCCTTCTTGTTGAACTCGTGCGCGATGGAGAGCGTCCCGTCGCCGCCGATGACGACGATGCCGTCGATCTGCAGCTTGTGGAACATCTCCATGCATCGCTCGGCGTAGTCCTTCGGGCCGTCGCTGGTGTCGATCGGCTTGAGGAAGGGATTGCCGCGGTTGACGGTCCCGAGGATCGTGCCGCCGACTCGAAGGATCCCGGTGACGTTCCGCGGCGTGAGCACGGTGTGGCGGTTGGTCTCGAGCAGCCCGTCGAAGCTGTTCTCGAGGCCGAGACACTCGATCCCGTAGTTGTAGGACGACTTGACCACGGCGCGGATGACCGCGTTCAGGCCGGGGGCGTCACCACCTCCGGTGAGTACACCAATCCGACGGACCTTGCTCATACGAAGACGTCAATCCTGAGAAGAAAAAAACGGGGAATCCAGCGTGGATCACGCTGTGGACTGCTGAAGTATAAACGCAAACGGGAGCGTTCCCGCGCTGGGAACGCCCCTGCCGAGTGAGCCGGACGGGTTACCGCGGCTGGCGCCGAGTGACCTGATCCCATACGGTGGCCGCGCCACCGCCGATCGCCGCACCGATGAGTGCGCCCTTCTTGCCGCCGGTGGCCGCCCCGACGCCTGCCCCAGCGCCAGCGGCCGACCCGATGATCAACGCGCTCTTCTGCCAACTTCGCGTCGCCGGCCGACGGTACTCGACGATGTCGTTGTCATAGGCGACGCGCCTGGCCTGTGGGCTCGAGGCAACTCTGCGCACCGGCGCCGCGGCGACCGGCTGGTATCCGCCCACGGGCGCGGATACGTATGTCGGGGTCATCGGACTCACAGGGACCACCGGGGCGGCAGCGACAAGCGGCGTCCCCAGGACCGGGGTCGCCATGGGCGCCGCGGACACGCATTCGACCTGCGGCACGACCGCGCCGGAGACAACGACCTGGCGCATCAGCGCCTGCTGCCCGGCCGGGCACGAGAGCAACACCGGCGCCGACACTGCAGACTGCACGCTCGCAGGCGTCCCCGAAGCAAGGCCGGCAGTGCCGGGCACCTGGGATGGCCCCGAGGCACAGGCGCTGGCGCCCGCGAGGATCGTGACCAGGGCGATGTGGGGGCGGATCGTGGCGAGCGTGGGAAGGGACATCATCGTTGACCTCCTTGGCCTGTTGCCTCTCTCCACACCAAGGGTCGTGCCACTCCGATTGCCCTCCCCAAGTGCCAGCAACGAGCGGATGCGGCGGTCCCGCCATCGTCTCGCTCTGGTCGGGGTGTGCCCTTGTGAGGACGGTCATCCCGGTACACGCACGAGGGGCCCGTACGTCGTCGACGCACAGGCCCGTCCATTCAACCTTATCAAGAGACCGGCTCAGCGGAGTTGGCGCGACACGGCGCCCACGCTCAGCAAGGCGCCGCCCACCAGCACCAGCAATGTGGGCTCCGGAACGTCGGTGGGAGTGGGATTCCCCATTTCGTCCTCGACGGCGCTGACGTTCAGGGTCTCGAACCCGCCTGCGGCGCCCCAAACGAAGAACTGCGCCCCGATGATGACTCCCGGATGTTGCCGGTACATGCTGGCGCGGGCGCGAAGGCACCGTGAAAGAGGCACTGAATGCGTACGAGATCAAACTCGGCAGCACGGGCTTCACCCATGACCTTCGTTCGCCATTCTTCTCCGCGCTTACGTGTCTATCGCCAACCCCGCGGCGAGCCACGCCTGACGTACGTCGAGCTCACGCGCCGCTGGCACGAGCACGAAGTCGGTGTCGAATGTCGCGGTCACGAAGACGGGGATGTCCACGCCGGCGAGCGGCGAGCTCAGCCGGGAAACGATGCCGGTGAGCGAGAAGTCAAGGGGACCGGCGACCACGAAGGCCGTAAACGGTCCTTCGTGACGCACGCCCGCCGGCACGCGGTCGATCGGACAGACGATGGACAACTCGTCCGGCGTTCGCGTGATCGACCAGACGGGTCCTTGCTGCATCCACGGCTCGACTGCGGCTGAGGGGTCGCACCGGCACACCGCGAGTGTGACCTCGAGCTTACGCAACCGGATGGGAAACGCGTCGCGCGTGAGGCTCATCGGCAACAGGGGCTGAAAGCGGAGGTCGGAAACGACAAACGCCGCAGCAGCCAGGGGCTCGTGCGGCGTTGATGTGTTGGTGGACGGCAGGAGGCTCGAACTCCCGACCTCCGCGTTGCGAACGCGGCGCTCTCCCAGCTGAGCTAGCCGCCCACTTCTGCTTCCGACCGTCTCGGGGGAGACGGCCGCGCGGCTGGCTCGCGGCCGGGCCAGACCTGCGTCGCTCGGCCTCAGGCGACCCTTCCGCCCGTTGACCGAACGCAAATTGTAGCACACCCGCCTTCGCCCTTGGCTTCGGCGAGGCCGGCGCGCGGCAGACCCCATTGGGCATTAGGCATCGGACATTAGGCATCAGGCATTGGGCATTTCTATAATGGTCCCATCGTGCCCATCTTCGAATACCGCTGCGACCACTGTGGCCACCGCTTCGAAGCCATCGTCCTGAATGGTCGGCAACCGGACCAGTGCCCGCAATGCGACCAACCGGACCTTCGCAAGCAGGTCTCGACGTTTGCCGCGCACGTCTCCGGTAGCACCAGTTTCCCCTCCGCACCCGCTGCCTGCGGCTCCTGCGGCGATCCACGCGGCCCCGGCAGTTGTCGGATGCACTGACCGGAGCCAGCGCCCTGTTCCATCTCCGCCGTCGCTCCCCCGTCGTCGTGGCCGATACGCTGGACCACATGGCCGGCCTGTGTCGGGCCCTGGGGCGTGCGCCCGAAGCCGCGCACTGGGCACATCTGTCCACCTCGATCCGCCGGGTGCTCGATCACCAGCCGCGCACGCCATGGAGCCTGCTGCGCCGATCGCTCGACGCGCAGGGATTGCTCGCCCTGCGTGACTCCGAACTCCTCGAAAGAGTTCGACGCGCCGATCATGACGAGATCGCCCACATGCAGCGGCGACTGCCGGCAGGCGCTCGCGCGCTGATCCGTCACGGGCAGCACCCGCTGCGGCACCGGGTCGCCGACGAGGACGTGCTGCTCGAGGCCGATCTCGAACGGCATCTGCCGGCCGATCTCGTCGACCTGCTGGCGCCCGAGGGCCCGGAGGACGCGCTGGTCCCGCTCGGCCGCGCGTGGATGCAGGCCAAACAGGTACGCAGGGAACTGGCGACCGCGGCCGGCACGCCGGATGCCTGGCACATGGTGGGCGGCCTGCGCCGCACCGATCCCGTCAGCCCTGATGTCGCGCTGCTCGCCGTCACCGAAGAGCCCGCCGCGTGGAGCCGGAGGGCGGCCGACGCCTTGCCCCGTGACGTACTCGTGGTGGCTGGCGCTCACGCCGTCGCGGTGGCCGCCGAGCCGGAGCCGATCGTCGTGCATGCCGTCACGCCGGAGTCCGTGGCGACCAGCCTGGCGTGGTACACCGGTCCGCGCGGGCACGTCCGCGCACTCAAGGCGCGCGCGGCCGCGGCGGGGCTGGCGCTGACGCGAGAGGCCTTGCTGGACGGCAGCACGGCGGTCCCACTGGCCGACGAAGGCGCGCTCTACACGCGCCTCGACCTGCCCTTCATTGCCGTGGAACTCCGGTCGCGTCCAAACGTGATCGAGGCGGCATTGGCAGGCACGCTGCCGACGTTGCTGGAGGTCGAGGACATCCGCGGCGATCTGCACATGCACACGGTGTACAGCGATGGTCGGGACAGCGTTGCCGGCATGGTGCACGCCGCCCGCGCGCTCGGCTACGGGTACATGGCGATCACCGATCATTCGCCGACGGCGAAGGCGTCGCGCGTCCTCACGCTCGAGCGCATCGCCGAGCAGGCCGGCGAGATCGCCGCGGTCCGCGCGCTGGTGCCCGGCATCACAATCCTGCACGGCATCGAATGCGACATCCAGGAAGACGGCAGCCTCGACGTGCCCGACGCAGTGCTGGAGCGGCTGGATATCGTGCTGGCCTCCCTGCACGAGAGCCATGGCCACTCGCCCGCGCGCCTCCTGCAACGCTACGAGCGCGTGATGCGGCATCCATTGGTCAACGTGATCACCCATCCGGCCAACCGCTCACCCGGCCGTCAGCCCGGTTACTCGCTCGCGTTCGAGCGTTTGTTCGAGCACGCTGCGCGCACGGGCACGGCGGTCGAGATCGACGGCGCACCGGGCCACCTCGACCTCGATTCCCCGCTCGCCGAAACAGCCGCGGCCATCGGCGCACCCATGCTGGTCGACAGCGACTGCCACATGGCCGACCGGTTGGGCCGGCAGATGCGGTTCGGCGTCGGGTTGGCGCGACGGGCGGGGATTACGAAAGCCCAGGTCCTCAACACCCGCGATGTCTCGGCCATCCGCGATTTCGTGGCCGCCAAGCGCCAAGGGCGGCCGTGGCAGGCGTAAGCGCGACATCCGACGAGACGGGGCCTGCGCACGTCAAAGGATTACCCATGCCCACCCGACGCTCGATCCTCCTCGCGTGCCTCGCCATGACGGCCATTACCGCGCCGTCGGCCCCAGCCCAGCCCGCCCCTTCCGACGCCCTGGCCAAGGCCGTCCAGGGGCACTATCAGCAAGTACGCGACTTCACCGCCAGCTTCGAACAGGCGTACGTCGGCGGCGCCCTCAAGCGGAAGACAGTCGAGCGTGGCACCGTCGCCATCCGCAAGCCGGGACGGATGCGCTGGGATTACGAGTCGCCCGAGAAGAAACTGTTCATCGCCGACGGCACACGCATGTACTTCTACGTTCCGGCCGATAAGCAGGTACGAGTCAGCGCCATGCCGGAATCGGGACGAGTACCGACGCCGATCCTCTTCCTCGCGGGCCGCGGGGACCTGCTCCGCGATTTCCGGGCCGAGGAGGTTCCGGTGCCGGCGGGCGCGACGGGCAGTCGAGCCCTGCGCCTCCGGCCGATTCGCCCCGAACCCGAGTACGACACGCTGACGCTGGTCGTGGACGGGACGTCGTTTGCCATGCGGCAACTGATCGTCGTCGACGGCCAGGGCGGCACCTCCACGTTCAGCTTCGGCAATTTGCGCGAGAATGTCGGCGTGGCCGACAGCCGGTTCGTGTTCACCATGCCCAAGGGTGTCGATGTCGTCACGCAGGAGTGATCGCGGCGGGCCCCGCGCCGCCGCACGACTGGCCATCGGGTTGGTGCTGGCCAGCACACTGGCCTCGTGCGCCACGACGCCAGACGCCTACAAGGTTGGTCAACTCGCCGAGCAACGCGAAGACTTCGACCACGCCATCGTCGCGTACACGCAGGCGCAGGTGGCCGACCCCGACGACAAGGAGATCGCGGTCGTCCTCAAACGCGCGAAGCTGCGCGCCTCGGCGCAGCACCTGGCGAAGGGGCGTCGCCTCGCCGGCGGCGGCACCTACGAGGAGGCGCTGCTCGAGTTCGAGCTGGCCCTCGAACTGAACCCTGCCAATGCCGATGCCGAGACGGCGGTGCGCGAGACCAGGACCGCCTTGCGCACGAAGATGGCCATACGCAAGGACGGTGGCACCCAACTCGAGTCGTTGATCAGCCGCGCGCGCGCCCTGCCGATGCAGGGCCGCGAGTTGCCCGACGTCACGCTCCCCGACTCCGTGGTGTTCCGCGAGGCCGGGAGCCGGGACGTGCTCACCTCGCTGGCCAGGTTTGCCGGCATCAGCATCGTCTTCGACCCACAATTCCGCAGCGTACCGATGTCGATCGACCTACGCGGCTCCACGCTCCCGTCGGCGCTGGACGCGATCGCGCGCGCTACCGGCACCTTCTGGCGTGTCACCGCGCCGAGCACAGTCACGGTGGTGCCCGACACGGCCGCCAAGCGCCGCGAGTACGAAGAGGAAGTGATCCGCACGTTCTACCTGAGCAACGCGGACCTGAAGGAGACCCTCGATCTGCTGCGCATCGTCGTCGACGCGCGGCGCCTGTCGCCGATCACGGCGACCAACGCGATCTCGATCAAGGACACACCCGAGCGCATCGAGGCCGCATCTCGGCTGATCGCGGCAATCGACAAGGCACGCGCCGAGGTCGTCATCGACGTCGAGCTGCTCGAGGTCGATCGCACGCGGTTCAAGCAGTACGGCATCCAGATTCTCTCGCCGGGCAACGACGTCGGGATCGCGGGCCAGATAGACATCAACCAGCCAGGCGGGCTGACACTCGAACAACTCACCAACCTGGGCAAGGGTGACGTGTTCTTCACGAACCTGCCCGGACTGTACTATCGGCTGCTCAAGCAGGACACGGACACGCGCGTGCTCGCGAACCCGCAGTTGCGAACCTCCGATGGACTGCCGGCCCAGGCGAGGTTCGGTGAGGAAGTCCCGGTGCCGCAAGTCACGTTCGCCCCCATCGCAACCGGGGGCGTCAACCAGCAGCCAATCACGTCGTTCACGTACCGCAACGTCGGCGTCAACATCGACATCACGCCGCGGGCGCACCACGACGACGACGTGAGCCTGGCGGTGAAGATCGAGGTGAGCAGCGTCGCGGGCACGGGGTACTCGGGGCTGCCGACCTTCAACACGCGGGCGATCACGACGACCATTCGTCTGCACGACGGCGAGACGAATCTCCTCGCCGGCCTGATCCGCGACAACGAGCGGACGATCCTCAAGGGGATTCCCGGGCTCAGCGACATCCCGGTCGTCGGCAAGATTTTCGCGAGCAACGAACGCGAGACACAGCAGACCGACGTGGTGCTGATGCTCACGCCGCGCATCATCCGGGTGCTCGACCTCGACGAAGAGGACCTGCGTCCGTTCCTCGCGGGCCGGGGAGGCGGGCCGGCCGGGGGCCCATTCGAAGGCACCGTCACGCCGCTGCCGATTCGCCCGGCGCAGCCACCGCAGCCAGACGCCGACAACCCTCCGGGGGCGCAGCCGTTCCCGCAGTTGCCGAGCATCCCCGAGCAGCGGACCGTGCCGCCTCGCACGCTGCCGCCGGCGCCCAACCCGCCGACACCGCCACGGTAGGTAGGGACGGCTCTCTGAGCCGTCCCTGTTCATACCGTCTCTGAGCCATCCATCTTCATACCGCAGTTGGTCCCTCGGCCCATTCGGGAAGCGGGTCGAGGCCTCGGACCGCTCGGAGAGCGGTCCCTGCCTAATCCTCTCGCGCGACGACAGCGCCCAGGGCCGTCAGTCGCTCGACCACCTGGGCGTAGCCGCGCTCGACCGTCTCGAGCGGTCCGACCACGCTTTCGCCGTCGGCGGCGAGGGCCGCCGCGATCAACGCCATGCCCGATCGGAGGTCGCGCGTGTCGAGGTGACGCCCACGCAACGGCGTCGGCCCCGTCACCACCATGCGATGCGAGTCGCACAGGAAGATGTCGGCGCGCATCCCGCTGAGTTGCTCGAGCGCGAACAGCCGCAGCTCGTACATCCAGTCGTGGATCAGCGTCCGGCCCTGGGCCTGTGTCGCCAGCACGGTGAACAGGCTGACCATGTCGCTCGGAAACCCCGGCCACAGCCCTGTCACCAGCCGGCCAGTGGCCACACATCGACCAGCACGCACGTGCACCGCACCATCGCTCATGTCGCAGGGCACCTGCATCCGCTGCAGGACGCTGACGATCGGCTCGAGATCCTCGGGCTCGGCGCCGCGCACCTCGATCGCACCGCGTGTCACCGCCGCGATCACCGCCCAGGTCCCGGCTTCGATGTAGTCGCCGCGCAGCGTGTGGGTTGCCCCACCAAGCTTCGAGACTCCGTGGACACGCAGCCTCGAGGACCCGGCGCCCTCGATGCGTGCGCCCATCGCCGAGAGCAGCGCACACAGTTCGATGACGTGCGGCTCGGTGGCCGCGTGGCGGATCTCGGTCTCGCCGTGCGCAGTCACCGCTGCGAGCACTGCGAGTTCGGTCGCGGTGACCGAGGCCTCGTCGAGATAGAAGGAGGCGCCTCGCAGCCCGTCGGGCGCCTCGAACGCGTGGCCGGCGCCCTCGACAGGCCGGGCGCCGAGCGCCGTCAGCGCCTGGACGTGCGTGGACAGCGTCCGCCGTGACGGGAAGTCTCCGCCAGGCGGGGCGAGGTGCACCTGCCCGCATCGCGCCAGCAGCGGACCCATCAGCAACAGCGATGCGCGCACGCGTCCGACGAGCTGCCCGTCCGGCGTCGCGCCTGGTCGTTCCGCGCCGCGAAGAACCAGCGTGCTCGTGCCGTGCCCCTCGACCGTCGATCCGAGTCCCTGCAGCAGTTCGAGCAACACGTCGACGTCGCGAATCCGCGGGACGTTGTGCAGCGTCACCGGCTCGGTCGTCAGCAAGCTCGCGACGATCAGCGGCAGGGCCGCGTTCTTGTTCCCGCCGACGGTCACGACGCCCTCGAGGCGACGGCCCCCCTGCACGCACAACACGGACATGTCAGCGCTCCCTTTCCCGTGAATGGTCCCACTGACCGAGGTACACGATCTCTTCGTGCAGGTGCACGCCGCTGGCGTGGGCGACGGCCGTACGGCACCTGTCGACGAGCGCCCGCACGTCCGCGGCTCGACTTCCCGGCGCCACGACAATGAAGTTGGCGTGGAGTGCGGAGACAGCGGCCCCGCCTTCCTGTGCGCCCTTGAGCCCGGCGCGATCGATCAGCGCACCCGCGGATCGCGGCACGCCCTCGGGGACCGGGTCTTCGGGGCCGGGGTTCTGGAAGATGCAGCCGGCACTGGACTGATGCAAGGGCTGCGTCCGCTTGCGGAACGCGAGCGACGTCCTCGCCTCGGCACGGAGCGCCTCGGGCGAGCCGCCAGGCGTGACCGCAAACAGCACCGACAGCACCACCTCACCCGAGTGCTGGATGCGGCTGCGGTCGTAGCCGAACGCCATCGCCTCCACGGGTAGGTCGATGACCTCGCCGGAGGGCTGCAGCACACGGACACTGCGCACGTGCTCGCCGATCAAGCGACCCTGGAAGTGGGCGTTGCCGCAGATGGCCCCGCCCACGGTACCGGGCGTCCCTGCCCATGCCTCGAGGCCGGCCAGGCCGCGCCCGGCGAGCCAACGCACCAGCCCGTTGATGGTCACGCCGGCGTCGGCGCGCGCACTCTCCGGGCCGTCCAGTCGCACTTCCCCGCCATGGACGCGCACGGTCAGCCCACGGATGCCGGCGTCGGCGACGACGACATTGGATCCGCCGCCCAGGACCGTCACCGGCACGCCGTTGGCCCTCGCCAGGCGAACCACGGTCACGGTGTCGGTCGCCGATGTCACCGAAGCCAGCAGGTCGGCGGTACCGCCGACGCGAAGGGTTGTCAACCGCGCCAGCGCCGCGTCGCGCTCGACGGTGGCGGCTGGAGCCGCGGTCCTCAGCGCCTCGACAAAGGTGCGCGACAGCTCGAACGGTCGACTCATGCGATCTCTCTCGCCCTGGCATCCTGCTCGAACAGCGCCCGAACAGCGTCGGCATGGCTCACCAACTCGAAGCGGACATCGTCGGCCGGAGCGAGTTGGGCGGCCTGGCCGACATCGGCAGTGATGACGATGGCGACGACCGGATAGCCGCCGGTCGTCTGCCGTTCGGCCATCAGCAGCATCGGCAGTCCCGACGGCAGGACCTGGATCGCACCAGTGACTGTGCCGCTCGACGGGCGATCGGGCATCAGCAGGTGCATCGGCGCACCGTCGAGCGGATATGCCATCCGGCTCGCTCCTGCGGTGATCATGTAAGTGTTAGTGCACATGATAACGAGCGCGTCTGCCGCGACTGGCGCGTCAGGGCCGGCGACCACCCTGAGCACGTTCGTCCGCGGCGAACCCGGCAATCGCCCGGGCCGCACTGGCCCGGCAACGCGCGAACCGATCGCAAGGCGCGAGCCGTCGGTCAACGCACCCCGCCGCGTGTCCAGCGGCCAGGCGCTTCGACTCCCGAGCACGAGTGGCGTGTCGATGCCGCCGCGGACGGCCACGCACGCGCGCGCTCCGCCGCGCCGCTCACCCAGTGTCAGGAGATCGCCGGCAGCCAGGGCGATCGCGGAGTCGGCCGCCATCGGCCGGCCATGCACATCCAGGTCGAACGTCGCGCCCGTGACCGCCGCGTGCATCGGCACTTCGGCGCGCAGGGCGCAGCCGACGAGCGTGACCTCGAGGGCGGCCTCACCCGGGGCGTTGCCGACCAGGGTGTTGGCGCGACGCAGTGCGTCAAGGTCGAGAGCGCCACCGACCGGCACCCCCAGGTGCTGATGGCCCCAGCGTCCCGCGTCCTGGACGGTGGTGTGCAGTCCGGCGCGAACCAGGGTCAGCCCGGGCGCACTCATCGCGAGGCGGCCTCGCGTCTGACGAACCGCACTCGCGTTCCCGGCGCCAGGCGGGCCGGCGGTGTGGCGCCCAGATCGAACAGGGACATGTCGGTGCGGCCGATGATGTGCCACCCGCCTGGGCTCGCCGACGGATAGATGCCCGAATAGGCACCGGCAATCGCCACCGACCCAGGTGGAACCTTCGGCCGCGGCGTGGCTCGTCGGGGCAGGTGCAGCCGCGAGTCGAGCGGACCGAGGTAGGGAAATCCCGGGACAAACCCCACGAAGCAGACGACGTAGTCGACGGCCGCGTGGCGCCGGCACACTTCCTCCGGCGCGAGACCGCACGCCAGCGCGACGTCCTCCAGGTCTGGACCAACCTCGCCTCCATAGACGACAGGCACCTCCACCGCGAATCCGACAGTGGCTGCCTCCCCGTCCGCCTCGGTGGCCCGCAGCGCCAGCGCCACCTGCCGCACGTCACAACGCAACGGGTCGACATGCACGACCAGTTCGCGCATCCCCGGCACGACGTCGCGCACACCCGCGACCTGTGCCATCCGCAGGCGCTGCGCCAGGCGGTGGATGAACGCATTGGCGGCGAGCGGCGAGCCGTCGATGGCGTGCACCGACAGCGCCGCGTCACCGAGCCACTCGAGACGCCAGCCGTCGCTCATCCGGCAGTTCCCGCGCGCAACGCATCGAGCAGCCGGTTGTGGATGTCGTCGAAACCGCCGTTGGACATCACGATCACGAGATCGCCGGGGCGCGCCTCGCGTGCGACGGCCTCCACGATCGCGGCGGTGCCGTCGATGTGGCGTGCGTGCTGACCGCGGGCCGACAGATCGTGCACGAGGTCCGGTACGGAGAGGCGCCGATCGTCGGCAAGGTTGGTGCGGAACACGGACGCGAGGATCACCTCGTCGGCGTCACCAAACGCATCGGTGAACGCCGCCTGGAACACGCGCAGGCAGCTCGACGCAGACCGGGGCTCGAAGATCGCCCACACGCGCGCGTCGGGG includes:
- the murA gene encoding UDP-N-acetylglucosamine 1-carboxyvinyltransferase, with protein sequence MSVLCVQGGRRLEGVVTVGGNKNAALPLIVASLLTTEPVTLHNVPRIRDVDVLLELLQGLGSTVEGHGTSTLVLRGAERPGATPDGQLVGRVRASLLLMGPLLARCGQVHLAPPGGDFPSRRTLSTHVQALTALGARPVEGAGHAFEAPDGLRGASFYLDEASVTATELAVLAAVTAHGETEIRHAATEPHVIELCALLSAMGARIEGAGSSRLRVHGVSKLGGATHTLRGDYIEAGTWAVIAAVTRGAIEVRGAEPEDLEPIVSVLQRMQVPCDMSDGAVHVRAGRCVATGRLVTGLWPGFPSDMVSLFTVLATQAQGRTLIHDWMYELRLFALEQLSGMRADIFLCDSHRMVVTGPTPLRGRHLDTRDLRSGMALIAAALAADGESVVGPLETVERGYAQVVERLTALGAVVARED
- the murB gene encoding UDP-N-acetylmuramate dehydrogenase; amino-acid sequence: MSRPFELSRTFVEALRTAAPAATVERDAALARLTTLRVGGTADLLASVTSATDTVTVVRLARANGVPVTVLGGGSNVVVADAGIRGLTVRVHGGEVRLDGPESARADAGVTINGLVRWLAGRGLAGLEAWAGTPGTVGGAICGNAHFQGRLIGEHVRSVRVLQPSGEVIDLPVEAMAFGYDRSRIQHSGEVVLSVLFAVTPGGSPEALRAEARTSLAFRKRTQPLHQSSAGCIFQNPGPEDPVPEGVPRSAGALIDRAGLKGAQEGGAAVSALHANFIVVAPGSRAADVRALVDRCRTAVAHASGVHLHEEIVYLGQWDHSRERER
- a CDS encoding biotin-dependent carboxyltransferase family protein, whose amino-acid sequence is MSAPGLTLVRAGLHTTVQDAGRWGHQHLGVPVGGALDLDALRRANTLVGNAPGEAALEVTLVGCALRAEVPMHAAVTGATFDLDVHGRPMAADSAIALAAGDLLTLGERRGGARACVAVRGGIDTPLVLGSRSAWPLDTRRGALTDGSRLAIGSRVAGPVRPGRLPGSPRTNVLRVVAGPDAPVAADALVIMCTNTYMITAGASRMAYPLDGAPMHLLMPDRPSSGTVTGAIQVLPSGLPMLLMAERQTTGGYPVVAIVITADVGQAAQLAPADDVRFELVSHADAVRALFEQDARAREIA
- the pxpB gene encoding 5-oxoprolinase subunit PxpB gives rise to the protein MSDGWRLEWLGDAALSVHAIDGSPLAANAFIHRLAQRLRMAQVAGVRDVVPGMRELVVHVDPLRCDVRQVALALRATEADGEAATVGFAVEVPVVYGGEVGPDLEDVALACGLAPEEVCRRHAAVDYVVCFVGFVPGFPYLGPLDSRLHLPRRATPRPKVPPGSVAIAGAYSGIYPSASPGGWHIIGRTDMSLFDLGATPPARLAPGTRVRFVRREAASR